From the Hordeum vulgare subsp. vulgare chromosome 1H, MorexV3_pseudomolecules_assembly, whole genome shotgun sequence genome, the window GGCGACCTCGGCATCCCCAACGGCGGCGGGAGGGAGCGGGCGGGCCTGCTGGACCAAGACGACCTCTGCGGCCACCGCAGGTCCTTCTCCGGCATCATCCGGCGGGTGCGCCTGGTGGTGGCCACCAAGGCCCCGGCGCCGGGGGCCTCGCCGCTCTGCTCCTCGTCCtccgcgtcctcctcctcctcgtcgacgCCGTCCTGCGGCAACGCGGAGCGGTTCTTCCTCCggccgagggcggcggcggcggcgacgatgcCGGTGCCGATGCTGAAGCGGAGCAGCAGCGCCGGGTCGGAGGAGGGGGCCATCCAGGGCGCCATTGCCCACTGCAAGAGGTCTCAccagcagctgctgctgcagcaggGGAGGAAGAGCGCCAGCGGCGTCGTCTTCTACTCCGTGTCCAACACCCCCAGGATCTCCacctccgtcgccgccgccgccgccaacgaGTCCTCGCAAGAGAGGCAGGAGATGTGCAGGGGATGACTCCATGCCATGAGCACCAAcgtttcctttccttttcttcccCCCTTCTTTCCCTCTGTTTTTGGGGGGGAAATGTTTGTGAAGATGAGCAACGTGCCTGTGAATTATTTGTGTCAAGAACTTCTCTTTGGTTTTGCCATGGTTGTGAATGGATCAGAAGCTCTGTTCTTCTACTAGATGTGTGATTCCCAAAGATCAAAAGATGTTTCAACCATTGTTTGATCTTGAAAAGTGCTGCTGGGATTTGGGAAGAAGCATCACAAACTATTGAGTGTGTGGGGGCAGTGAGCGTACCGTTCTTGTGCTGATGAATGGTGTGCTAGGGTGGCACTGACTTGGTGGCAGATTTGATTCCACTCCGCACTCTGCTCAAAGTACGCACTACTTGACTTGACCATACCCTCTCCTGCGCGAAATATTCATCCCAATCCGGTGTTATAAATGAATTGGGTCATGCATGCACGCACGCCTGCCTTCACCTACCTCGCATCGCTCGCTCTCCATGCCCCCGCCAGCTTCTGCATCTCGCCATGCCTTTGCCTTGCATTGCCTTGGCTTCAAAACAAAGGCTCTGTGATGCACCGGTGCTGCACGAACAATGCTTGCTTTTCTTTGAACCTACACATGGAGTAGAAATCGTACAAAgcattttgctgttgttgttaagaTGGTCGACTGTCCTATCTGCACATGAAATGGAATTGCTAGTGCAAGTACTCTGCTTTAAATAAAAAAACGGCGTTGTGGCCATTGTACCTACTACTAGTTTGCTCAAGAAATCATTTGGGCATTTCTGCTCGTGCCCTACCGGAGATACTCGGCTTTATTTGTTTGCTGGAAACTAATCATGTAGTACTATCAGAGATACTCCCTGGAACAGTTGGAAGGTGGTGGTAGCAACTAGGAGTACTAGCAAGCATGGCTGCATAGGGCACCGGGTCACTGACAAAGCCACACACACACAGCCCAATAGGGTGGCCAAAAAGGCTCGCAGCCTTGGCTTGTGATGATGATGATTGCCAGTAGTTCCCCAGTCCTCCCCTCCAACCCACCATGGCCTGTCCTCCATCTTCCGATCTGATCGGGACGTGTCATTGTCACGCACGCAATGGAAGCATGCCATTACCACCACAGGCCCGGGGCCGGACGAGCAcgagccggaggaagaagacacgAAGCGCACGAGAGATTCCCACCTTCTCACCCTTGTTCACCTGTAAAGGTGACGGTTAAGGCCACAACAGCACAGGGTTCAGCGGCAGCGTCTTGGAACCCCGCATGGGCCGGCGAGCGAAACCCTAACGCGATTGCAGGGCGGAGGGAATCTTCTTCGCCGGTGGCCGTTTGGGAGAATAAAAGGCATCGCCTTTCTGCTGCTCGGGAAAGCTGGAGAGAGATTTCCAATCGCAACAAACCGCTGCAAAAGTGGCCtcccttcccctcccctccctccactTGTGCTGGCAGCGGCAGGCTAGCAGCACTCGCCGCCTTGGTTCGTGTGCGTGAGTCAGTCCATCCATCTATCCATATCCATGGCCTAGCCGGTCGTGCAGAATGATTGTCTCCTTCCTCCCGGGCTCCAGCGAGCGAGCGAGGCCGCATACGGAGATATATACGGGCCAAAGCGTGGGATCGGCATCCGGAAACAGTAGTAGACCAGCAGCGTATTTGCaagcatgaaaatgccatggaGGTGGCAGGGGTGAAGCAGGGGAACAATGGAGTTGCCACTGTTGGGCTGCTAGCACCTGCCACAACATTGGTTCTtactatttattattattttcatttgcATTGCATCGGGAGGACGGGGGTTGCAGATGGTTTGACTGAGGGGTCAAAGTTATGGAGGGAACGCATAATGTATAGTAGTAGTACCACACAGGGCAGCATCTCACTGAACCCATGCACCAAGATATGCTTGTTTATCATGGTAAAATGCAACTAACCGCAGGGCAGGGCAGGGCAGCACAGGACGGGACGGGACAGGGCAGAGGCAGGCTTCAATGCCCCATGAAACCAACTTACCTAATCAATCTCATGTGACACTAACAGCAGTAATTTTATACTACTATTATATGTACTCCTACAAGAAGACAGGGGATGAGACAAAACGGGATTAATACCTGTGGATGGACAGGGAGGCGCCATCTTTCTTCCCCTCCCCACACCTGTAGCATTCCCAACATCAGTAGTACTACTACCACGGGttactcttttctttttcttccataACACAGGTACTCAGTGGTACAGGTTAATCTTTATTGTGAGGGAGACATGCCAAAGCCATACCTTGGCCGGTTGCTGAATCCTCAACAACAGTGTAGGTTTTGGCTGATGATTCCTGATGACTACTCCGTTTGCAAACGCCAAGGGCTGCTTTCAGACAAGGCACGGGCCATATGTCACGTGTATGTAATCTCGCCATGGACAGCAGCAGCTCCATGATTGCAGCAATGCACATACCCTCTGGTCTCACAATCCAGAACGGGGTTTTCACAGAACCTTAGGTCTTGTTCTTGCCAATAATTGTAGTGATTGTAGGAGTACCACACGATTTGGTTTCGCCTTTGACGGAAACACGCATGTGTTTTCTGTAATGTGGCACAAAGGGTAAGTAAAACTGTAAAAGTCGCTCAAATGTAAAATCAAGAAGTGAGAATGGGATAAGAAGCACCTGCTTAAGATGCCTGCAGCCTTCCTGCAATGCGGTACATGGTCTATCTACTACTCACCGATGATGAGAAACATAGGTACCCAAAAATGCTTCACTTTTTGCTGCTCAGAGTGTGTTTGTTCATTGGAGCTCAAGAGACGTGCATGTGAGGACAAGCAAGCTAAATACAAGAGCAAAAGTTGAACCGGGTTGAAGATAAACGGTGCAGGCATGTTCAGGGCGGGCCATCATGTAGGCAGCTGCTGCAATGCTAGATAAGTTGGACGACTTCTCTGGACACGACAAGACTGAATCAGGGCACCATTATGAATAACAGGCAATTTTCAGATATGTGTCTGTCTACCATCTGATTCCATACTCCCAGCTTCTGAAAAAAGATCATACAAGTGATGATGGATTTAGCAGGAAATGTGAATTTCTCTCTTAGTTAGTCTTACTGCGCACACGGAGTTGAATCGTGATCGTATGTATTACTCGCAGCTTGATGCACACATGTACACTGAACATTGTACTATGAAACATTCGGTGATTATACTCTCATTGTTATAAGCTGTTGATACATGCTGTCAATTGGTACATGAAGCTGAAGATGATGCTTGCATGCTTGTTTTCTCACGAAAAGGAAAAACACCTTACGTGCGGGTAATTAGTATAAATGCATATACTACTCAAAAGAAAATTCACTACTGTGCAATATCAACAAAGGCTCATTGGGAGGCTTAGCCTGACGACAATCTGCATAATTCAATACAGAGTAGTAAGAAACTAATCATAAACTGAAGCAAATGTCATGCACTACAATATAGTCAGATAGCTTCTTATCCATAGCTAGCTCTTTTCCGACCCACCAAAGTTGTATGCTGTCACACTTTTCATCTGGATATTGTTCACAAGAACAAACTGAATGATAAGCAGAGGATATCCCTTATTCCAAAGAAAATGGTGAAATTAAGCAGAGGATATCCCTTATTCCAACGAAAATGGAGAAATAAGTTCGAACTCTAAGGGAAACCATGTCAATTTGAATAAAGGTTCATACGCTTTTAAAAGATTCAGATAGCTCACTCaaactagaaaatatgaaaaataacctATCAATTGTGGAGTTCAGTCTTTCTCCAGGACAACCATATCTATATTACAGTTTTCACAAATTTGCATCTCTGTTATCTAAACTCGTCCGTGTTACCTGATTTTGGATGTTGCAGAAAGAAGGCCTCCGAAGTCTCTTGTAGAGCATTAGCAGCTGTCTTTTCAATATTCTTGATATGCTCCCTTAGGGCACGAGGGGACAAGATTTTGTTATGACACACTTGTACCTGGAATAGGATGCGGACATATCTCGCCGTGAGAATTTTCTACAGGTATAAGACAGGGGATAAGACAAAACAGGATTTAATACCTGTTGACAGGGAGGCGCCATCTCCCCCACACCTGTTGAATTCCAACATCAGCACTTCAGGTTAATGTCTTTTCTTGCACAAGTAGAGGTTAGCCTTAGTGAGAGAGTCAGAGCTGGCAAAACCATACCTTTGGCCGGTTGCTGAGCAGTGCTGGTTTCCCATGAGTAACATTGCATGATTCCTGACTCCTCCGGTTGCATTCAGACAGGCACCGGCCATATGTCACGTGTACAATTTCAAAACGGACAGCTCCATGATTGCAGCAATGCACATACTTTCTGGTTTCCAAATCCAGAATTGATTCCACAGAAAGAATCATAGGtattatgaaaataaaataaaccgtGGGAGTAACACACGTTATGTTTCTCATTCGACAGAAACACATATATTTCTCAGTAAGACATGTAATAACAAATATTAACAAAAACGTACTCAAATATGATATCAGAACCACGGCAGGGATCAAAAGCACCTGCTTAATATGCCTGCCTACAACTTTCCTGAGATGTGGTACATAGTCTGTAACTTAGATGCCCAAAAATGTTTCACTTTTTCCTGCTCAGAGCGTGTCTGTTCAATGGAACTGAAGAGCCATGCATATGAGGACAAGCAAGCTAAATACAAGAGCAAAAGTTGAACCAGATTGAAGATTAATAATGCAGGCATGTTCAGGGGCCCCTCCTATAGGCAGCTGCTGCAATGCTAGATAAGCTGGACTACCTTTTCTGGACGCAGACAAAATTGAATCATGGcaccattctgaatagcaagcAATTTGAAGATGTGAGTTTTCCATCTGAATCCATATTCTCAGCTTGAAAAAATCATACGAGTGATGATAATTTAGCTGGAAATGCGATCTTCTCTCTTAGCTAGTCTTATTGCAGATACAGAGTTGAAACATGCTCAAGTGTCTCAGTCACAACTTGATGCCCACAAATAACTTGAATACTGTACTGTTGGAATCACTAAATGATTTTAAGCTGTTGATACAGGTAGCCATTGGTACATACAACTAGAGGATGCTTGCCTACTTTCTCATGAAAATGAAAAACATCGTACATGTGGATAATTTGCATAAAATGCAAAAACATTCACTACTATGCAATATCAATGACGAACAGGACCACGCTAAAGGCTCATTGGGAGGCTTAGCTTGATGACAATCTGCATAGACTAATACAATATTAGAAAAAAATCAAACACAAACTGAAGCAAATGTCATGCACTACAGCTGTGTGTTACCTTTGT encodes:
- the LOC123404879 gene encoding probable membrane-associated kinase regulator 3, which codes for MARAPTMVVQDDYIDMDLSPSSPKRALLEFEFHSSGAGAAVSNSRERRGEEAAYAASADELFYRGKLLPLHLPPRLQLVQKLLQEQQARAPEIKPAAAEAAEPGVSASAEAEDGKAGAKRYSWSRRLKLMKRWASREYIKSLFLAKAGDLGIPNGGGRERAGLLDQDDLCGHRRSFSGIIRRVRLVVATKAPAPGASPLCSSSSASSSSSSTPSCGNAERFFLRPRAAAAATMPVPMLKRSSSAGSEEGAIQGAIAHCKRSHQQLLLQQGRKSASGVVFYSVSNTPRISTSVAAAAANESSQERQEMCRG